A genome region from Mugil cephalus isolate CIBA_MC_2020 chromosome 13, CIBA_Mcephalus_1.1, whole genome shotgun sequence includes the following:
- the dact2 gene encoding dapper homolog 2, which produces MLNRKGSCAGTMSAAAAVDRNRVGERLQAALAGLQELHLLKDRQSEMVSWALRVDREEPVTSVHADPEAAKGIGAEEQRLEATLTALKQQLSRLRKQDVGLKTHLQQLDQQISELKLDVSKASTEQLESDSRPSSGFYELSDGGSCSLSNSCTSVYSECLSSSQTSLLLSPMSSANCHISPPPQVEVCRRRSADESTTQPNPARATGLHLGSSRIRASTTCSEQARPRPVSTGDLDRMMAQGLNYYKSVDAKKPLMCPNLKTSAVDPKFQRNLESRSGIEVYHYPSPLHAVALQSPIFYQGGEADSSGLLEGQGAPVNSYDTLQRTQMGYETKTYGYIGKVLERSFSKIQTETGTETLEARGGYHRKPSEAVTVFPGVSQREISVLQPPPPKTTNIIPTDSGHRLTYSSQETADNPNHKQSVRAPEGSYRYSYPTATKEYSSDEVTYSSLKKADKTQGEYSSLARSHIEKRGVDYQESRPQERKGHRQRPVTAHSSSTDESRGFEVQSGHSASPEFVHAKFVPAGSQRVKVRQADRKTKAVKLKRKSSEKPRARQQHGYSSGEKTRETGGGTKVEQRRSGKGKMTQKATTCHTEEHRQRSGSDSSLCGPGAMRTQKLHPKPHLIPAVGKSSKSHRLQCLEYEQPVEQRKRKQITAKWTSDVDMFQASCAQRQRSKELHAQAPGSMQMVRSMSARAGQWMGPARPFQSSMSTNSFLHNLNARYPAAPFHASSHYPPRCESEYSAECASLFHSTIAESSEGEMSDNTTNRFGDSESSQSSQSHSDSDSSLSMDEGDQVDIYEEEGGLVWADAALGPTAAGQPLKPLPPRPEPPACRIKASRALKKKIRRFQPASLKVMTLV; this is translated from the exons ATGCTGAACAGGAAGGGCTCTTGCGCGGGGACGATGAGCGCTGCGGCCGCGGTGGACCGCAACAGGGTCGGGGAGAGGCTGCAGGCTGCTCTGGCCGGGCTGCAGGAGCTGCATCTGCTCAAGGACAGACAGAGCGAGATGGTGAGCTGGGCGCTGAGGGTCGACCGAGAGGAACCGGTCACCTCCGTCCACGCAGACCCGGAGGCTGCAAAGGGGATCGGGGCTGAGGAACAGCGGCTGGAGGCGACCCTGACCGCCCTGAAGCAACAGCTG TCTCGTCTTCGGAAACAGGATGTAGGCCTCAAGACTCATTTGCAGCAGCTGGACCAACAAATCAGCGAGCTGAAGCTGGATGTGAGCAAGGCCTCCACAGAGCAGCTGGAGAGTGACAGCCGACCGAGCTCAG GTTTCTATGAGCTCAGCGATGGCGGCTCTTGCTCCCTGTCCAACTCCTGCACCTCCGTGTACAGTGAGTGTCTGTCTTCTTCCCAGACAAGCCTCCTCCTCAGTCCCATGAGCTCTGCTAATTGCCACATTAGCCCTCCACCACAAGTTGAAGTATGCCGCCGGCGTTCTGCTGATGAGAGCACCACCCAGCCTAACCCTGCTCGTGCCACAGGCCTCCATCTGGGCAGTAGCCGGATTCGCGCAAGCACTACATGTAGTGAACAGGCACGACCTAGACCTGTATCAACAG GTGATCTTGACAGAATGATGGCTCAAGGACTGAACTACTACAAATCTGTGGATGCGAAGAAACCTCTAATGTGCCCCAACCTGAAGACCTCCGCAGTGGATCCCAAGTTCCAGCGCAATTTGGAGTCTCGCAGCGGGATTGAAGTGTACCACTACCCCAGCCCCCTCCATGCCGTGGCTCTCCAGAGCCCGATCTTTTACCAAGGGGGCGAAGCTGACTCATCTGGACTACTGGAGGGCCAAGGAGCCCCAGTAAACAGTTATGACACCCTCCAGAGGACTCAAATGGGTTATGAGACAAAGACCTATGGTTACATCGGCAAGGTCCTCGAGCGCAGCTTCAGCAAAATCCAGACTGAGACAGGCACGGAGACTCTGGAGGCACGCGGTGGCTATCACAGGAAGCCCAGTGAGGCTGTAACTGTGTTTCCTGGAGTGTCTCAGAGGGAGATATCTGTgctgcagcctcctccacccAAGACCACCAACATCATCCCAACAGATAGTGGACACCGCTTGACATACTCCAGCCAAGAAACAGCTGATAACCCAAACCACAAACAGTCTGTGAGAGCACCAGAGGGTTCATATAGATACTCCTATCCTACTGCCACTAAGGAGTACAGCTCTGATGAGGTCACCTATTCATCCCTGAAGAAGGCCGATAAAACCCAAGGAGAATATTCTAGTTTGGCACGGAGCCACATTGAGAAGAGAGGCGTAGATTATCAAGAGTCAAGGCCACAAGAGAGGAAGGGTCACAGGCAAAGACCAGTGACGGCCCACAGCTCCAGCACAGATGAAAGTCGAGGCTTTGAGGTCCAGAGCGGTCACTCGGCTTCGCCTGAGTTCGTCCATGCCAAATTTGTCCCTGCCGGATCTCAGAGGGTGAAGGTTAGACAGGCAGACCGTAAAACCAAAgctgtgaaactgaaaagaaaaagcagcgaGAAGCCACGAGCAAGACAACAACATGGCTACTCCTCTGGCGAAAAGACCCGAGAGACCGGTGGTGGAACAAAGGTGGAGCAGAGAAGATCAGGGAAAGGAAAAATGACCCAGAAGGCCACCACCTGCCACACAGAGGAGCACAGACAGCGTTCGGGCTCAGACTCCAGTCTCTGTGGTCCAGGAGCCATGCGCACCCAAAAGCTCCACCCTAAGCCACATCTCATCCCTGCTGTGGGTAAGTCCAGCAAAAGCCACCGACTGCAGTGCTTGGAGTACGAGCAGCCTGtagagcagaggaagaggaagcagatTACTGCCAAATGGACATCCGATGTGGACATGTTCCAGGCCTCGTGTGCTCAGCGTCAGAGGTCAAAAGAGCTCCACGCTCAAGCACCAGGGAGCATGCAGATGGTGCGCAGCATGAGTGCCAGGGCAGGCCAGTGGATGGGACCTGCACGACCCTTCCAGTCCTCAATGTCCACGAATTCTTTCCTCCACAATCTGAACGCCAGATACCCCGCAGCACCCTTCCACGCATCCAGCCACTACCCACCCAGATGTGAGTCTGAGTATTCAGCCGAATGCGCCTCACTGTTTCACTCCACCATTGCTGAAAGCAGCGAGGGGGAGATGAGCGACAACACCACCAACCGCTTTGGAGATAGCGAGTCGAGCCAGAGCTCCCAGTCCCACTCTGACTCTGACAGCAGCCTGTCCATGGACGAGGGGGACCAGGTGGACATctatgaggaggagggaggtctGGTGTGGGCCGATGCAGCACTGGGGCCCACCGCCGCTGGACAGCCCCTGAAACCGCTCCCACCCCGCCCCGAGCCTCCAGCCTGCCGCATCAAAGCTTCCCGAGCCCTGAAGAAGAAAATCCGTCGGTTCCAGCCTGCCTCCCTGAAGGTCATGACCCTGGTGTAG